The following nucleotide sequence is from Acinetobacter equi.
ATTTTTTTCTTCATTATGTCCTCCTAAATGGAAAAGGGAGATTTAAAAACTACTGTTGGGTTGTTTCAAAAACTCAAGTTCTTCGGCTGTCGATTGACGACCTAAAATTTGATTTCGATGTGGATAGCGACCGAAACGATCAATAATGGCTTTATGTTTAATTTCAAATTCTAATGAGTTAGTGACACCTAATGCTTCAAATAATGTTAAAGCATGTTGATGAATCACTTTAGATTCACTATGCATAAATGGCATGTATAAGAATGCTCGTTGCTCAGGAGAAAGCTGCTGATCTAATTGTAGTGAAATAGCTTCTTGAGCAAGACAAAGTGCAAGCGGATCTTGAGCAAAAGCTTGTGGAGAATCACGATATAGATTTCTTGAAAATTGATCTAAAATAATAATTTCCGCAAGTCGCCCTTGAATAGTTTCACGCCATTGCCATAATTCACAGTTTGACGCTTGACGATGAATCTCTGAATATTGATCATGAATTATTTGATCAAATGTTGTATTTTTAGCAAATTGAAAAGGAATTGTATCTGGATGGAACCAAAATGCTAAAATTTGTTCATTGTTCATAAATTTTATAATCCATAATCTATATATTGTTAATAAAATCACAAATTCAGTGTGTCTTATACAGTAACTTTGTGATAAAAAATGCAAGAAATAATTGAATTGATTTGCCTAAATGGCTTTCAGGTTGTAATTTGTCTGCCTTATATCACGGTATAATTTAAATCAACTGATGGTTTCTGTGGTTTCTTTTGAAAAGCGAGATTGTAATGAGTCAACCCCAAACGAATATTCCAAATATTTTACCAAATTGGGTGGATTCGTCGCACGTCAAGGGAATGTTGCGTGGTATTGAACGTGAAAGCTTGCGTATGCAAAGCAATGGTTTTTTATCTCAAGCAGATCATCCAAAAACTTTAGGTTCAGCATTAACCCATCCACATATTACAACAGATTATTCTGAAGCTTTGATGGAGTTTATTACACCTCCTCAAGAAACGATTGATCAGGTACTGAATTATTTAAGAGATATTCACGCTGTTGTTCATCGTCATTTAGAAAATGGCGAAAAATTATGGCCATTATCTATGCCTTGTATGTTAGATGATACAGAAGAAAGTATTCGTTTGGCGCAATATGGCACATCAAATATTGGTCGTTTTAAAACTTTATATCGTCATGGTTTAGGTATTCGTTATGGTCGTCGTATGCAGACGATTTCAGGCGTACATTATAATTTATCTTTCCCTGATCAATTATTTGAAGCTTTACAAGAAAAAGAAACCGATGAAGAGTTAAAAGCATTATCGCTTCAAGATTATCGCAGTCATCGTTATTTTGGCTTGATTCGTAATTTTATTCGTTTAACACCACTTGTAATGTATTTGGTTGGTGCTAGTCCGTCAGTTTGTAAATGTTTTATGACTGGGCGTGATCACCATTTGTTGCCATTGGTAGGCGGAACATTATTTTTACCCTATGCAACAGCTTTGAGAATGGGAAATTTTGGTTATCAAAACTCAGCTCAAAAAGAATTAGGCATTCATTACAATAACTTAAAAGGTTATTTGGAAGGTTTGCAAAAAGCAGTTAAAACGCCATATAAACGTTTTACACGTTTAGGTTTAGAAGATAAACAGGGCGAGCCAACACAAATTAATGACCATGTATTACAAATTGAAAATGAATATTACAGTTTAGTTCGACCAAAACAGGTTCCTCAGGATGGTGAAACGCCATCTGAAGCATTACAAAACCGTGGTGTTGGTTATGTTGAATTGCGTGCTGTCGATGTTAATCCTTATAGCCCAATTGGTATTGATGAAGATACAGCTGGATTCTTAGAAGTTTTAGCACTGTATTGTTTATTACAAGATAGTCCAGAATTACTTGGTGATGAACAAAATCAAATAGAACAAAATCAAACAGAAATTGTTAACCGTGGTCGTGCTCCAAATGCTAAAATTCATGAGAATGATCATGAATATGCTGTACAAGAGTGGTTAAGTAAACACCTTTTACACATGCAGCCATTTTCACAATTGCTTGATGATACGTATAAAACAAAGATCTATTCTCAAGCATTAAAAACGATGCTTAATCGTACTGCCGACGTCGATGAAACATTATCTGTTGGTGTTATTGAAGATACGATTGAGTATGGTGGAACGTGGGGATTTGGTAGTCATCTTGCGGTACAACATGCAGCGGTTTATGAAACACATAAATTAAGCAAAAAAACATTAGCCTATTTTGATGAAGTTGCAAAAATTTCTATTCAAAATCAACAACAACTTGA
It contains:
- the gshA gene encoding glutamate--cysteine ligase, which gives rise to MSQPQTNIPNILPNWVDSSHVKGMLRGIERESLRMQSNGFLSQADHPKTLGSALTHPHITTDYSEALMEFITPPQETIDQVLNYLRDIHAVVHRHLENGEKLWPLSMPCMLDDTEESIRLAQYGTSNIGRFKTLYRHGLGIRYGRRMQTISGVHYNLSFPDQLFEALQEKETDEELKALSLQDYRSHRYFGLIRNFIRLTPLVMYLVGASPSVCKCFMTGRDHHLLPLVGGTLFLPYATALRMGNFGYQNSAQKELGIHYNNLKGYLEGLQKAVKTPYKRFTRLGLEDKQGEPTQINDHVLQIENEYYSLVRPKQVPQDGETPSEALQNRGVGYVELRAVDVNPYSPIGIDEDTAGFLEVLALYCLLQDSPELLGDEQNQIEQNQTEIVNRGRAPNAKIHENDHEYAVQEWLSKHLLHMQPFSQLLDDTYKTKIYSQALKTMLNRTADVDETLSVGVIEDTIEYGGTWGFGSHLAVQHAAVYETHKLSKKTLAYFDEVAKISIQNQQQLEEDNSKSFKEYLTDYR
- a CDS encoding DUF924 family protein; this encodes MNNEQILAFWFHPDTIPFQFAKNTTFDQIIHDQYSEIHRQASNCELWQWRETIQGRLAEIIILDQFSRNLYRDSPQAFAQDPLALCLAQEAISLQLDQQLSPEQRAFLYMPFMHSESKVIHQHALTLFEALGVTNSLEFEIKHKAIIDRFGRYPHRNQILGRQSTAEELEFLKQPNSSF